The Humulus lupulus chromosome 3, drHumLupu1.1, whole genome shotgun sequence genome window below encodes:
- the LOC133821588 gene encoding aldehyde oxidase 4-like: protein MVVTETRSGGCWKLDGERFELPPVDPSTTLLQFLQTRTRFKSVKLSCGEGGCGACTMLLSKHDPVNDRVEDMTVSSCLTLLNNISGCSITTSDGLGNSAICGARSCAKRRGWLGLR, encoded by the exons ATGGTGGTGACAGAAACAAGGAGTGGAGGTTGTTGGAAGCTCGATGGCGAGAGGTTCGAGCTTCCACCTGTTGACCCATCAACTACTTTGCTTCAGTTCTTGCAGACTCGGACTCGTTTCAAGAGTGTTAAGCTTAGTTGTGGCGAAG GTGGTTGTGGTGCTTGTACTATGCTGCTATCCAAGCACGATCCAGTAAATGACAGAGTTGAGGATATGACTGTGAGTTCATGTCTTACTCTCTTAAACAATATAAGTGGGTGTTCAATTACAACATCTGATGGGCTTGGAAACAGTGCAATTTGTGGTGCTCGGAGCTGCGCAAAACGACGGGGATGGCTGGGTTTGCGATAA
- the LOC133823533 gene encoding arginine-specific demethylase JMJ22, with translation MLSYRSLLWKRKRTKTKTKNQNKNVLRCKNNGIKQTLISDNYQPEEEEENDEGFSLKTSATSHSHGVQPLGNFYLNSSSVNSRNTGLGNLQTLTDELVIDILGLLGATHLGVLATVSKSFYVFTNHEPLWRNLVLENLSGGFIFNGSWKFAYIATCYPSFDAMNIGLSRLRVRDFYSDYLFQSWLCANLEMKPEWLERDNIIRKKGISVEEFVSNFEEPNKPVLLEGCLDNWAALQKWDRDYLVKLSGDLHFSVGPVEMKLENYFRYSDQVREERPLYLFDPKFAEKVPRLGSEYEVPVYFREDLFGLLGNERPDYRWIIIGPAGSGSSFHIDPNSTSAWNAMIKGSKKWVLFPPDVTPPGVHPSPDGAEVACPVSIIEWFMNFYGATKTWKRKPIECVCKAGEVIFVPNGWWHLVINLEESIAITQNYVSRSNLLNVLDFLQRPNASELVSGTKDRVNLYEKFKNTFEASFPGTIDQLIRKAEEKMAEEKKPSFWDTVTDSKAGAFKFSL, from the exons ATGTTGAGCTACAGGAGCTTGTTATGGAAAAGGAAAAGGACCAAAACTAAAAccaaaaaccaaaacaaaaacgTGCTTAGGTGCAAGAATAATGGTATAAAGCAAACTCTCATTTCAGACAATTATCaaccagaagaagaagaagaaaacgaTGAAGGTTTCAGCCTCAAAACCTCTGCTACTTCACACTCTCATGGGGTTCAACCACTGGGAAATTTCTACCTCAACTCGTCTTCTGTCAACTCTAGAAACACAGGTTTGGGGAATCTCCAAACCCTAACAGATGAGCTTGTTATTGATATTCTAGGGCTATTAGGTGCTACCCATTTGGGGGTTTTAGCGACTGTGAGCAAATCTTTCTATGTATTCACTAACCATGAACCCCTTTGGAGGAACCTTGTGTTGGAAAATCTTAGTGGTGGGTTTATCTTTAATGGGTCGTGGAAGTTCGCTTACATTGCTACTTGTTATCCTTCTTTTGATGCCATGAATATCGGTTTATCGCGTCTGAGAGTGAGGGACTTTTATTCTGATTATCTCTTTCAGAGTTGGCTCTGTGCCAATCTTGAAATGAAACCCGAGTGGCTTGAAAGAGATAACATAATTCGGAAGAAGGGCATTTCGGTGGAAGAATTTGTGTCTAATTTTGAGGAACCGAATAAGCCTGTGCTATTAGAAGGGTGTTTAGATAACTGGGCTGCTCTTCAAAAATGGGATAGAGACTATTTGGTTAAGCTCTCTGGCGATTTACATTTTTCAGTAGGGCCTGTTGAGATGAAGCTTGAGAACTACTTTAGGTACTCAGATCAAGTGAGGGAAGAGAGGCCATTGTATTTATTCGACCCGAAATTTGCAGAAAAGGTTCCGAGATTGGGTTCGGAGTATGAAGTTCCAGTATATTTCCGGGAGGATTTGTTTGGTCTGTTGGGCAATGAGAGACCGGATTACAGATGGATTATAATTGGACCTGCGGGTTCTGGTTCATCATTCCACATTGATCCTAATTCAACATCAGCATGGAATGCAATGATAAAAGGGTCCAAGAAATGGGTTTTGTTTCCTCCTGACGTGACTCCACCAGGAGTGCATCCCAGCCCGGATGGTGCTGAGGTAGCATGCCCTGTTTCAATAATTGAGTGGTTTATGAATTTTTATGGTGCAACCAAAACTTGGAAAAGGAAACCCATAGAGTGTGTTTGTAAAGCTGGGGAGGTGATTTTTGTGCCTAATGGATGGTGGCATTTGGTGATCAACCTTGAGGAATCAATTGCCATTACCCAGAATTATGTCAGCAG GAGCAACTTGTTAAATGTGTTGGATTTTCTTCAGAGGCCAAATGCTAGTGAACTGGTTTCTGGGACAAAAGATAGGGTGAATTTGTATGAGAAGTTTAAGAATACTTTTGAGGCTTCCTTTCCCGGAACTATTGATCAGTTGATTAGGAAAGCAGAGGAGAAAATGGCTGAAGAGAAAAAGCCCTCCTTCTGGGATACTGTGACCGATTCAAAGGCAGGTGCTTTCAAGTTCTCACTCTAG